A part of Chloroflexota bacterium genomic DNA contains:
- a CDS encoding helix-turn-helix transcriptional regulator, producing the protein MFARSEEMLKTRVKEMVLWDFMTKNNLSQKEMAERLGISPGYMSQMLCGTRHPSPALRRRMLEVMGPLAFDDLFSVEKGQGDGR; encoded by the coding sequence ATGTTTGCCAGGAGTGAAGAAATGCTGAAGACGAGAGTGAAAGAGATGGTGCTATGGGACTTCATGACGAAGAACAACCTTTCCCAGAAGGAGATGGCGGAGAGGCTGGGCATAAGCCCGGGGTACATGTCGCAGATGCTGTGCGGGACGAGGCATCCATCGCCGGCGTTGCGGAGAAGGATGCTGGAGGTGATGGGCCCGCTGGCCTTTGATGATCTGTTCAGCGTGGAAAAGGGACAGGGCGATGGGCGTTGA
- a CDS encoding helix-turn-helix transcriptional regulator, protein MASNVLGNYLRDLRIKQRLSLREVGEKVGLSASYLSQIETGERRPSAEILRKLAPAYGVPVRDLLEVAGFLDEPEAAMSDAEHLEWAFQCVLSDPEYRFGNRLRGTELTPDAKRFIIEVYEKATGRKLL, encoded by the coding sequence ATGGCGTCCAACGTCCTGGGCAACTATCTGCGCGACCTGCGGATCAAGCAGCGGCTATCGCTGCGCGAGGTGGGGGAGAAGGTGGGCCTTTCCGCCTCCTATCTCTCCCAGATCGAGACAGGCGAGAGGCGGCCCAGCGCCGAGATACTGCGCAAGCTGGCCCCGGCCTACGGCGTGCCGGTGCGCGACCTGCTGGAGGTGGCCGGTTTCCTGGACGAGCCGGAGGCCGCCATGAGCGATGCCGAGCACCTGGAGTGGGCCTTCCAGTGTGTCCTCTCCGACCCGGAGTACCGCTTTGGCAACCGCCTGCGGGGGACCGAGCTTACCCCCGACGCCAAGCGCTTCATCATCGAGGTCTACGAAAAAGCCACGGGGCGGAAGCTGCTGTGA
- a CDS encoding type II toxin-antitoxin system HicB family antitoxin produces the protein MTLQRTVKAVVWKGDTHYIAECMDIGVVTQGKTLDETLANLQEAVALHLEGENLAELGFAPDPTILVTMELEPAHA, from the coding sequence ATGACCCTACAGCGCACAGTGAAGGCGGTAGTCTGGAAAGGGGACACCCACTACATAGCCGAGTGCATGGATATCGGTGTGGTCACCCAGGGCAAGACTCTGGATGAAACGCTGGCCAACCTCCAGGAGGCAGTTGCCCTTCATTTGGAGGGAGAGAATCTAGCCGAACTGGGCTTTGCCCCCGATCCTACCATTCTGGTAACCATGGAGCTAGAGCCAGCTCATGCCTAG